A part of Aspergillus flavus chromosome 1, complete sequence genomic DNA contains:
- a CDS encoding TPR domain protein (unnamed protein product): MSTEQAAVQPIDPIAEYYDLGSFRRTITTKSPEAQEWFNRGLIWSYSFNHDEAKRCFMQAIAHDPSCAMSFWGLAYATGPNYNKSWRLFDPRDLEDSLKICYNASRKAKELLSSTTVTPVEQALINAIQARFPADHPASYDFPTVDKAYANAMKEVYQHFGDDDLEVVTLYADALMHTALRKMFHVQSGLPIAGSPVHEVRAVFDLGLRHPSADKHPGLIHFWIHYLEMSATPAVALPAADRLRHLVPDAGHIHHMPTHLDVLVGDYRRSIDSNTAAVLADEKYLAKNGAKNFYSFYRLHNYHSLVYAAMLAGQSKVALRTLDQMESSLTDDVLRVKTPPLADWLEFFKAVRIHVYIRFGLWDEIKNLPLPHDQDLYCVTTTMTHYGKGIAWAATGNIPEADKERELYHAAAERVPPTRKDFPNLISDVLKVATAMLDGEIEYRRGNYHRAFESLREAIHHDDSLMYTEPWGWMLPTRHAYAALMLEQGHVEEAATAYAQDLGLDDALTRAHQHPNNVWALHGYHECLVRLGRKAEARIIKQQLDVALSVADIQITSSCFCRLGVPGAKEEVPACHR; the protein is encoded by the coding sequence ATGTCAACTGAACAGGCCGCCGTGCAGCCCATCGACCCAATCGCCGAGTACTACGATCTAGGATCCTTTAGACGAACAATTACCACCAAGAGCCCTGAAGCCCAAGAATGGTTCAACAGAGGCCTGATTTGGAGTTATTCTTTCAACCATGATGAGGCCAAGCGCTGTTTCATGCAGGCTATTGCCCATGATCCATCCTGTGCTATGTCATTCTGGGGTTTAGCCTACGCCACAGGTCCCAACTACAACAAATCCTGGCGACTTTTCGACCCCCGCGACCTCGAGGACAGCTTGAAGATATGCTACAATGCCTCCCGAAAGGCCAAGGAGCTGCTGAGCAGTACCACCGTGACACCAGTAGAACAGGCTCTCATCAATGCAATCCAAGCTCGCTTTCCAGCCGACCATCCGGCCTCCTATGATTTCCCCACCGTGGATAAAGCTTACGCCAACGCCATGAAGGAAGTTTACCAACACTTCGGAGACGATGACCTTGAGGTAGTCACCCTCTACGCCGACGCATTAATGCACACAGCCCTTCGGAAGATGTTCCACGTACAAAGTGGTCTGCCCATTGCAGGTTCACCCGTCCACGAAGTACGAGCCGTATTCGACCTGGGTCTACGACACCCCAGCGCAGACAAGCACCCAGGCCTTATCCATTTCTGGATCCATTATCTAGAGATGTCTGCCACACCGGCCGTCGCCCTTCCCGCTGCTGACCGGCTTCGTCATCTCGTCCCGGACGCCGGTCATATACACCACATGCCTACACACCTCGACGTCCTGGTCGGCGACTACCGACGCTCTATAGACTCAAACACAGCTGCTGTCCTCGCAGACGAGAAATATCTCGCCAAAAATGGTGCAAAGAACTTCTACAGCTTCTATCGTCTACACAACTACCACTCCCTAGTGTACGCGGCCATGCTGGCAGGCCAGTCAAAAGTGGCTCTCAGGACCCTCGACCAAATGGAATCTTCGCTCACAGACGACGTGCTCCGTGTTAAGACCCCGCCACTAGCAGACTGGCTGGAATTCTTCAAAGCAGTTCGCATACACGTTTACATCCGCTTCGGACTCTGGGACGAGATCAAGAATCTCCCCCTTCCCCACGACCAAGACCTATACTGTGTTACTACCACAATGACGCACTATGGCAAGGGCATAGCCTGGGCCGCAACAGGCAATATCCCTGAAGCCGACAAGGAGCGTGAGCTATATCACGCAGCCGCGGAACGGGTCCCACCGACAAGGAAAGATTTTCCAAACCTGATTTCCGATGTGCTGAAAGTAGCGACGGCCATGCTGGACGGGGAAATCGAGTATAGACGAGGCAACTACCACCGTGCGTTTGAGTCTCTGCGCGAGGCTATTCATCACGACGATTCGCTGATGTATACCGAGCCGTGGGGGTGGATGCTTCCCACGCGCCATGCGTATGCGGCCTTGATGTTGGAGCAAGGCCATGTGGAAGAGGCTGCTACTGCTTATGCGCAGGATTTGGGATTGGATGATGCGCTTACGCGGGCTCATCAGCATCCGAATAATGTCTGGGCTTTGCATGGGTATCATGAGTGTTTGGTGAGATTGGGACGGAAAGCTGAGGCGAGGATTATCAAGCAGCAGCTTGATGTCGCTCTATCTGTTGCTGATATCCAGATTACGTCGTCTTGCTTTTGTAGGTTGGGTGTTCCGGGTGCGAAGGAGGAGGTTCCGGCATGTCATAGGTAG
- a CDS encoding putative 2-nitropropane dioxygenase precursor: MSNIHKLKRALPWVQTPILINAPMSGAATSDLAVAVSRAGGLGQIGFLDSKRSLAGQLERAKHELHDIMNAQKDIPEPVLPIGVGMIVFGSPVAHWLSLFSKYKPAVVWLSFATTAEFKVWAEGIRKASPYTQVWIQVGSVSAAVEAAQACRPDALVLQGSDAGGHGHALGASVISLLPEVADVLRDRGLDDVSLIAAGGIVDGRGVSAAIMLGAAGVVMGTRFLGAEETKLPRQFREAVFDASDGGQATVRSRVFDEMWGPSPWPEVYDGRCLRNSSYEYVKRGMSMSDMRLQLHRDLQGTQGQQLDFKETVTVWAGTGVGMVKKSDRAADIVEQVQCEARRRLQDASSWL, from the coding sequence atgtcAAACATCCACAAACTCAAGCGAGCCCTGCCCTGGGTCCAAACCCCAATACTCATAAACGCTCCGATGAGTGGCGCTGCAACCAGCGACCTCGCAGTAGCCGTCTCCCGCGCAGGCGGCCTGGGACAGATCGGCTTCCTAGACAGCAAGCGCTCCCTAGCAGGGCAACTCGAACGAGCCAAGCATGAATTACATGATATCATGAACGCACAAAAAGATATCCCGGAGCCTGTACTTCCCATCGGTGTTGGGATGATAGTCTTCGGTTCCCCGGTTGCGCATTGGCTCTCGCTGTTTTCCAAGTACAAACCGGCTGTAGTCTGGTTGTCGTTCGCTACGACAGCCGAATTCAAGGTCTGGGCGGAGGGGATCCGGAAGGCATCGCCGTACACCCAGGTCTGGATTCAAGTAGGCAGTGTAAGTGCCGCGGTGGAAGCTGCTCAGGCTTGTCGTCCGGATGCCCTGGTGCTCCAGGGGAGTGATGCCGGTGGACATGGACATGCGCTTGGAGCGAGTGTTATCTCGCTATTACCTGAAGTGGCGGATGTGTTGCGGGATCGGGGTCTTGATGATGTTTCACTCATTGCGGCTGGGGGTATTGTGGATGGGAGAGGTGTTTCTGCTGCGATTATGCTCGGTGCTGCGGGGGTGGTGATGGGGACGCGGTTTCTCGGGGCTGAAGAGACAAAGTTGCCGCGTCAGTTTCGGGAAGCGGTTTTTGATGCTTCGGATGGCGGACAAGCTACCGTCAGATCGAGGGTCTTTGATGAGATGTGGGGACCTAGTCCTTGGCCAGAGGTGTATGATGGACGGTGCCTGAGAAATAGCAGTTATGAGTATGTCAAGAGAGGGATGAGTATGAGTGACATGCGGCTACAGTTACACCGGGATCTTCAGGGAACTCAGGGCCAGCAGCTCGATTTCAAGGAAACTGTCACAGTTTGGGCTGGCACGGGTGTAGGTATGGTCAAGAAGAGCGACAGGGCAGCTGATATCGTTGAGCAAGTGCAGTGTGAGGCACGGAGAAGACTGCAAGATGCAAGTTCTTGGCTCTAA
- a CDS encoding putative ARP2/3 complex 34 kDa subunit (actin-related protein Arp2/3 complex, subunit ARPC2) — protein sequence MLLLDYHNVLIHALLTERFSGSPPVSIDQIASDFDGVTFHLSTPESKTKILISINVKCFRELVQYGAQQVLEREYGPYIVAPEPGYDFSVLIDLENLPAEQEAKDDLIMRLALMKRNAMAAPFERAFDEFAKLSEEASKYSTEAAPQGVKEGGEVMAIHYREEEAIYIKASHDRVTVIFSTVFREETDRIFGKVFLQEFVDARRRALTLQNAPQVLFRNDPPLELAGVPGLKDSTEGQTSYVTFVLFPRHLTPQRRYENISHIQIFRDYFHYHIKASKAYIHTRMRKRTADFLQVLNRARPENEERERKTASGRTFRIQS from the exons ATGCTTCTTCTCGACTACCACAACGTTCTTATCCATGCCCTCCTGACGGAGCGGTTCTCTGG ATCCCCGCCAGTCTCAATCGACCAGATTGCCTCAGATTTCGACGGAGTTACCTTCCATCTGTCTACCCCCGAATCTAAGACTAAGATCCTTATTTCCATCAACGTGAAATGCTTCCGAGAGCTCGTCCAATATGGTGCCCAACAGGTGCTGGAGAGGGAATACGGCCCGTACATCGTCGCCCCTGAACCCGGCTATGACTTCTCGGTCCTCATTGATTTAGAGAACCTCCCCGCCGAAcaggaagccaaagatgaCCTCATAATGCGACTTGCGCTGATGAAGCGGAATGCAATGGCTGCCCCATTTGAGAGAGCTTTCGACGAATTCGCCAAGCTATCCGAAGAGGCTTCTAAATACAGCACGGAGGCTGCCCCACAAGGTgtcaaagaaggaggagaagtcaTGGCAATTCACTATAGGGAGGAGGAAGCTATCTACATCAAAGCCAGCCATGACCGAGTTACAGTTATCTTCAGCACAGTCTTCCGTGAAGAGACAGATCGTATCTTCGGCAaggtcttcctccaggaGTTTGTCGACGCCAGACGCCGTGCCTTGACTCTGCAAAATGCCCCTCAAGTCCTCTTCCGGAACGACCCCCCGCTTGAATTGGCCGGTGTCCCTGGCCTAAAGGATAGCACAGAGGGCCAGACCAGCTACGTCACTTTCG TTCTCTTCCCCCGTCACTTGACCCCTCAGCGCCGCTACGAAAACATCTCCCACATTCAAATCTTCCGGGATTACTTCCATTACCACATTAAGGCCTCCAAG GCATACATCCACACCCGTATGCGCAAGAGGACAGCCGACTTCCTCCAGG TGCTCAACAGAGCTCGGCCAGAGAACGAGGagcgggaaagaaagacggCCAGTGGCCGGACATTCCGGATCCAGAGTTAG